A single genomic interval of Brevibacillus brevis harbors:
- a CDS encoding ParB/RepB/Spo0J family partition protein: MSRGLGKGLNALITSNLIEEGEQVKEVSINEIRPNPYQPRKEFEQSAIEELAQSIKEHGIIQPLIVRKSIKGYELVAGERRLRAAKVAGLKEVPVVVKAYTDQQLMEIALIENLQRENLNPLEEAEAYDKLISHHDYTQEQLAQKIGKSRPHVANMLRLLQLPEKIRKMVSAAELSMGHSRALLGVTDKKVQQQLANDVVEKGLSVRQLEELVKQLNVSRETKKKKPAKNEPVLIEMEERLRSRFGTAVKIKKGSKRGKIEIDFYSQEDLERIIEMLNIEK, from the coding sequence ATGAGTAGAGGATTGGGAAAAGGGCTGAATGCGCTTATTACTTCCAATCTCATCGAAGAAGGGGAACAGGTAAAAGAGGTTTCCATCAATGAGATTCGTCCTAACCCTTATCAGCCCCGGAAAGAATTCGAGCAATCAGCTATCGAGGAACTAGCGCAGTCGATCAAAGAGCATGGGATCATCCAACCGTTAATTGTTCGGAAAAGCATCAAAGGTTACGAGCTGGTAGCTGGGGAAAGACGATTGCGCGCTGCAAAGGTAGCGGGGTTAAAAGAGGTTCCGGTAGTAGTAAAGGCGTACACCGATCAGCAATTAATGGAGATTGCCCTGATTGAGAATTTGCAACGGGAAAATCTGAATCCTCTCGAAGAGGCCGAGGCTTACGACAAGCTGATTTCCCACCATGATTATACGCAAGAACAACTAGCACAAAAGATAGGGAAGAGTCGACCGCATGTAGCCAACATGCTGCGTTTGCTGCAACTTCCAGAGAAGATCCGAAAAATGGTTTCGGCAGCGGAACTATCTATGGGACATTCGCGAGCTTTGCTTGGGGTAACGGATAAGAAAGTACAACAACAGCTTGCAAATGACGTGGTGGAAAAAGGCTTGAGTGTTCGTCAGTTGGAAGAGCTTGTGAAGCAGCTCAATGTTTCACGTGAAACAAAAAAGAAAAAGCCAGCGAAAAACGAGCCAGTTTTGATCGAGATGGAGGAACGGCTACGCAGTCGTTTTGGAACAGCGGTCAAGATTAAAAAAGGATCGAAGCGCGGCAAGATCGAAATTGACTTCTATTCACAGGAAGATTTGGAGCGAATCATCGAGATGTTGAATATAGAGAAGTAA
- the yyaC gene encoding spore protease YyaC: MSTSDNRKDYSLPPFKVEYRSENADEHLAGHLAQRFRLNRFDDDLVIVCIGTDRSTGDALGPLVGTKLIAQSPRFLQVYGTLEDPVHAMNLKEKLELIHANHPTATLIAVDACLGQFSHVGNINVINGPLKPGAGVKKELPPVGCFHITGIVNVGGFMEYFVLQNTRLSIVMNMADIIASGLAKAVTLASTPSRFDSVLYD, translated from the coding sequence ATGAGTACATCCGATAATCGCAAGGATTATTCTTTGCCACCTTTTAAAGTGGAATACCGCAGTGAAAACGCAGACGAGCACCTCGCCGGTCACCTTGCGCAGCGCTTTCGCTTAAATCGGTTCGATGACGACCTTGTCATTGTATGTATTGGGACAGACCGTTCTACTGGTGATGCTCTAGGCCCATTAGTAGGAACCAAGCTCATCGCACAGTCACCTCGTTTTTTGCAGGTGTACGGAACGCTTGAGGACCCTGTACACGCCATGAATCTTAAGGAAAAATTAGAGCTCATCCACGCGAATCATCCGACAGCTACACTCATTGCAGTCGATGCCTGTTTAGGTCAATTTAGCCACGTCGGAAACATCAATGTAATTAATGGTCCACTAAAACCAGGGGCCGGTGTAAAAAAAGAGCTGCCTCCTGTTGGTTGCTTCCACATTACCGGAATTGTCAACGTAGGAGGATTCATGGAGTATTTTGTCCTTCAAAATACCCGCCTCTCCATCGTCATGAACATGGCAGATATCATAGCTTCCGGACTGGCAAAAGCCGTAACACTGGCTTCTACGCCTAGTCGATTCGATAGTGTCTTATATGATTGA
- a CDS encoding MgtC/SapB family protein has product MQAAVLSSFFPPELPTILLRLFLAFLAGAIMGWERERFIKDVSRQRGAGFRTYSLVCFGSCLFGLASI; this is encoded by the coding sequence ATGCAAGCAGCAGTACTTTCCTCCTTTTTTCCGCCAGAACTCCCGACCATATTGCTTCGGCTCTTTCTTGCTTTTCTAGCAGGTGCCATCATGGGATGGGAGCGAGAGAGATTTATAAAGGATGTGAGTAGGCAAAGAGGTGCTGGTTTTCGAACGTATAGTCTCGTTTGCTTTGGTTCGTGTCTTTTTGGACTAGCTTCCATTTAA
- a CDS encoding YjcZ family sporulation protein has protein sequence MGIFNGFDDFALILVLFILLVIVGCDCD, from the coding sequence GTGGGTATCTTTAACGGCTTCGACGATTTCGCGCTGATCTTGGTTCTGTTCATCCTTCTCGTTATCGTAGGTTGCGACTGCGACTAA
- a CDS encoding DUF951 domain-containing protein: MERKQFGLGDVVQMKKPHPCGTNAWKVIRMGMDVRIKCTGCDHSVMIGRLEFERKLKKILIRAEEEPQA; this comes from the coding sequence ATGGAACGCAAGCAATTTGGACTGGGGGATGTCGTACAGATGAAAAAGCCACATCCATGTGGCACGAATGCGTGGAAGGTCATACGCATGGGCATGGATGTACGAATCAAATGTACGGGGTGCGATCATAGTGTGATGATTGGGCGACTAGAATTTGAACGCAAGCTGAAAAAGATACTGATTCGCGCGGAGGAAGAACCGCAAGCATAG
- a CDS encoding aminotransferase class V-fold PLP-dependent enzyme encodes MAIIYLDNAASTWPKPPAVKEMMAEVIEDFAANPGRGGHALAMKASKAVFRTRVQVSRLFGIQNPNNLFFYLNATQALNQAIKGFLQAGDHVISSSVEHNSVRRPIEYMRKNNQVEATFVEPREDHQFYVEDFAKAITPATRLIVVSHASNLTGVILPVAELGKLAKEHGITFLVDASQSAGVLPIDVEAMNIDMLAFPGHKGLYGPQGTGGLYVSSHIDLEPLIHGGTGSQSEAIDQPTTRPDRYESGTLNTVGLAGLQAGVDFVMEKGVDNIRQHEWELVKQAIIGLQQIEGVHVYGPGLETERVGVVAFNIGEVDAAEVSFILDQQYGIATRSGFHCTPLGHQTAGTEQRGAVRASFGIFNSEKDVEALHNAVREIAAAFV; translated from the coding sequence ATGGCGATCATCTATTTAGATAACGCAGCTTCTACATGGCCGAAGCCACCAGCAGTCAAAGAAATGATGGCAGAGGTCATCGAGGATTTTGCTGCAAATCCTGGCCGAGGTGGACATGCACTGGCGATGAAAGCGAGTAAAGCAGTGTTTCGGACACGGGTGCAAGTGTCGCGGTTGTTTGGGATTCAAAACCCGAATAACCTCTTTTTTTATCTCAATGCCACTCAAGCGCTTAATCAGGCGATAAAAGGATTCTTACAAGCAGGCGATCATGTTATTTCTTCGTCTGTTGAGCATAATTCGGTAAGACGTCCCATTGAGTACATGCGCAAAAACAACCAAGTAGAAGCTACTTTTGTAGAGCCGAGAGAAGATCATCAATTCTATGTAGAGGATTTTGCCAAGGCAATTACGCCCGCGACGCGGTTAATCGTTGTGAGTCATGCTTCCAATCTGACAGGTGTCATCCTGCCTGTAGCCGAACTGGGAAAGCTGGCAAAAGAGCATGGAATTACGTTTTTGGTAGATGCTTCTCAATCTGCGGGTGTTTTGCCTATCGATGTAGAGGCAATGAATATTGATATGCTTGCTTTTCCTGGGCACAAAGGGCTGTATGGTCCACAAGGTACAGGTGGTTTGTACGTGAGCAGTCATATTGATCTCGAGCCCTTGATTCATGGGGGGACAGGCAGTCAGTCTGAAGCGATCGATCAACCAACAACTCGTCCAGACCGATACGAAAGCGGGACACTCAACACAGTTGGTTTGGCAGGGCTGCAAGCAGGCGTTGATTTTGTCATGGAAAAAGGTGTGGACAACATTCGTCAGCACGAATGGGAATTGGTGAAACAAGCGATCATTGGGTTGCAGCAAATCGAGGGAGTACATGTCTACGGACCGGGGCTTGAGACCGAACGTGTAGGAGTGGTTGCTTTTAATATCGGAGAGGTAGATGCAGCAGAGGTGTCGTTTATCCTGGATCAACAATACGGGATTGCCACCAGATCGGGTTTTCATTGCACGCCACTGGGTCACCAGACTGCCGGTACCGAACAACGTGGAGCGGTTCGAGCCAGCTTTGGAATTTTCAACTCAGAGAAAGATGTAGAAGCGCTTCATAACGCTGTTCGGGAAATAGCAGCAGCGTTTGTGTAA
- a CDS encoding mechanosensitive ion channel family protein → MNQAGFFERIYAQVYAYVTDADMWVNIGMAVLKIVAIILLSRIVVSVVQSGVNKVFQHRHGSKIQMDQRRVDTMRVLVNNVVQYGIYFLAILMILQLLGIDLRPVLVSAGVLGLAVGFGAQSLVRDIITGFFIIFEDQFAVGDVVTINNLTGTVQEIGLRITKVRSWTGEVHIFPNGTINQVTNFSLQNTLAVVDVSVAYEEDLNQVESVLKEVLASAQTELTDIVAEPQILGVHALGPSEVIIRVTAECKPNTHHGVNRNLRAKIRTELTNRGIQIPYPKIVAVSGKGTV, encoded by the coding sequence ATGAATCAGGCTGGTTTTTTTGAGAGAATTTATGCCCAAGTATATGCGTATGTGACCGATGCAGATATGTGGGTAAATATAGGGATGGCTGTACTGAAAATCGTAGCGATTATCCTGTTATCGCGAATTGTCGTTTCCGTTGTGCAATCAGGTGTAAATAAAGTGTTCCAGCACCGCCATGGAAGCAAGATTCAAATGGATCAACGCCGAGTAGACACGATGCGGGTTCTTGTCAACAATGTCGTGCAGTATGGCATTTACTTTTTGGCGATTCTCATGATCTTGCAGCTGTTGGGCATTGATTTGCGTCCTGTTTTGGTAAGCGCAGGGGTACTGGGGCTGGCAGTCGGTTTCGGGGCGCAGAGTCTCGTGCGTGATATCATTACGGGATTCTTCATTATTTTTGAGGACCAATTTGCTGTCGGAGACGTCGTAACGATCAACAATTTGACGGGCACGGTACAGGAGATTGGTCTGCGCATTACAAAGGTGCGAAGCTGGACGGGTGAGGTGCACATCTTTCCAAATGGTACGATTAATCAAGTGACCAACTTTTCTTTGCAAAATACGTTAGCGGTTGTTGACGTATCTGTAGCGTATGAAGAAGATCTGAATCAAGTTGAGTCTGTGCTCAAAGAAGTGTTGGCATCGGCTCAAACAGAATTGACGGATATCGTAGCTGAGCCGCAAATTTTGGGAGTACATGCACTGGGACCTTCCGAAGTCATCATCCGGGTTACGGCTGAGTGCAAGCCGAACACACATCACGGGGTCAATCGAAATTTGCGTGCGAAGATCAGAACGGAATTAACCAACCGAGGCATTCAAATTCCGTATCCAAAAATCGTCGCGGTGTCTGGAAAGGGAACAGTGTAG
- a CDS encoding DUF3343 domain-containing protein: MGGETVLIAFDSTQQALRAEMLLEYEDIEIDTRPTPKEITAGCALSIEFPLSDYSRAKAIMMEQHVVIRGYFRQFFGQYSEVDQNGEQKEREE, encoded by the coding sequence ATGGGAGGAGAGACAGTTCTGATCGCGTTTGATTCCACGCAGCAAGCCTTGCGGGCAGAAATGCTGCTAGAGTACGAAGATATTGAGATCGATACAAGACCGACGCCGAAAGAAATAACGGCAGGCTGCGCCCTTTCCATTGAGTTCCCACTGTCGGATTACTCACGAGCAAAAGCGATCATGATGGAGCAACATGTGGTAATACGAGGATACTTCCGTCAGTTTTTTGGCCAGTATAGCGAGGTCGACCAAAACGGGGAGCAGAAGGAGCGGGAGGAATGA
- a CDS encoding Ig-like domain-containing protein → MKKMSVRWLQWVVVLALFLLPSQGAWAKSANEWGVRISPANKSAEIDPDQIITLTFSGPVSLKSGQELSDKSGLSIISLTDAKKKKVRFTAKWNQTDRSMTIDPVGNLEAGASYRVSLLAKKLKDRRGNLNPELTSTFQTKKPVDNIAPQAVILPGHGAKNVKLQDKVTLQFAEEIALVGGGVLSSKTAGPLVRVTDEKGAIVPHTITWNKSKRMLSVKPKGKWQPHTRYQVSLIAGLVKDIAGNVNQAQWITFQTGSK, encoded by the coding sequence ATGAAAAAGATGAGTGTTCGGTGGTTGCAATGGGTAGTAGTGCTTGCGCTTTTCCTACTTCCATCACAGGGAGCGTGGGCAAAGTCGGCAAACGAATGGGGAGTGAGAATATCCCCGGCTAACAAATCGGCGGAAATTGACCCGGATCAAATCATTACACTGACGTTTTCGGGGCCAGTTTCGTTAAAAAGTGGGCAAGAGCTCTCTGATAAGTCTGGTCTCTCGATCATTTCGCTCACGGATGCGAAAAAAAAGAAGGTTCGTTTTACGGCAAAATGGAACCAAACAGATAGAAGTATGACGATTGATCCGGTAGGAAATCTGGAAGCAGGGGCGTCCTACCGAGTAAGCTTGTTGGCCAAAAAACTGAAGGATCGGCGAGGCAATTTGAATCCAGAGCTAACCAGCACGTTTCAAACGAAAAAACCTGTGGATAATATTGCTCCACAAGCAGTCATATTGCCCGGTCACGGGGCCAAAAATGTAAAGCTCCAGGATAAAGTGACACTCCAGTTTGCAGAAGAGATTGCTTTGGTTGGTGGTGGTGTCCTCTCCAGCAAAACGGCCGGGCCATTAGTTCGTGTGACAGATGAAAAAGGTGCTATCGTTCCGCATACCATTACGTGGAACAAAAGCAAGCGGATGCTGTCTGTGAAGCCAAAAGGAAAATGGCAGCCACATACGAGATATCAGGTAAGTCTCATTGCGGGTTTGGTTAAGGACATAGCAGGTAATGTAAATCAAGCGCAGTGGATAACTTTTCAGACCGGGTCGAAATAG
- a CDS encoding MgtC/SapB family protein, whose protein sequence is MTGVGFLGAGTIIKFNGTVKGLTTAAGMWVASAIGLMFSAGMYVAAIVAAIFSYLTLDFHRLFPRLFSVTKISHPTDESIGSDERPKHRDDRDFYVEDHD, encoded by the coding sequence GTGACGGGCGTGGGATTTTTGGGAGCCGGAACTATTATCAAATTCAATGGTACGGTGAAAGGCTTGACGACAGCAGCAGGGATGTGGGTTGCTTCAGCCATTGGTCTAATGTTTAGTGCAGGGATGTATGTCGCTGCGATCGTTGCCGCGATTTTTTCGTACCTGACATTAGACTTTCATAGACTTTTTCCTCGATTGTTTTCTGTCACCAAGATTTCACATCCTACTGATGAGAGTATCGGAAGTGATGAGAGGCCAAAGCACCGTGACGATCGCGATTTTTATGTCGAAGATCATGATTGA
- a CDS encoding DUF554 domain-containing protein, producing MILLGTLVNAGAIILGALLGRMLKRIPESMRQTVMQGIALAVFVLGIKMCLGSDNFLLVIISIVLGTVLGEWIGIEKGLNNLGHWLERKVGGSQGSIATGFITGTLVYCIGAMAVLGSLDSGLRNNHEVLFMKAMLDGFSAIIFASTLGIGVIFSAVPVFLYQGMIALLSTSIYSVVSETMLDAILVEVTAVGGLMIIAIGLNVLEIKQIRVANMMPALVIAAVGVPFIDWISKLFS from the coding sequence GTGATCTTGCTGGGAACATTGGTCAACGCCGGAGCAATCATCTTAGGGGCATTGTTAGGCAGAATGTTGAAGCGAATTCCGGAGTCGATGCGACAAACCGTCATGCAAGGAATTGCTCTGGCCGTATTCGTATTGGGCATTAAAATGTGCCTGGGTTCGGATAATTTTTTACTCGTGATTATCAGTATTGTGCTAGGAACAGTACTAGGTGAATGGATTGGGATTGAAAAAGGTCTAAACAATCTGGGGCACTGGCTGGAGAGGAAAGTCGGGGGGAGCCAAGGCAGTATCGCCACTGGTTTTATCACGGGGACGCTGGTGTACTGTATTGGTGCCATGGCTGTACTCGGTTCATTGGACAGTGGGTTGCGTAACAACCACGAAGTACTGTTTATGAAAGCAATGCTAGATGGATTCTCTGCGATCATTTTCGCATCAACACTAGGAATCGGTGTCATCTTTTCGGCAGTGCCCGTGTTTTTATATCAAGGCATGATTGCGTTATTATCTACGAGCATTTACAGTGTGGTGAGCGAAACGATGCTGGATGCCATCCTGGTAGAAGTAACGGCGGTAGGTGGCTTGATGATTATTGCCATTGGGTTAAACGTTTTGGAGATCAAACAGATAAGGGTAGCCAACATGATGCCGGCATTAGTGATCGCAGCAGTGGGAGTTCCCTTTATAGACTGGATTTCAAAGCTGTTTTCATAG
- the rsmG gene encoding 16S rRNA (guanine(527)-N(7))-methyltransferase RsmG has product MTKEQFAEVLAAQGISLTDRQKDQFDHFFRLLVEWNEKMNLTGITEEGQVYNKHFYDSITPAFYFPFDQVQSVVDIGGGAGFPSIPLKICFPHLKMTIIDSLNKRMSFLQHVAQELGLENVNPVHGRAEDRGQEAVYREKFDLVVARAVARLNLLSEFCLPFAKVGGHFVALKGAEITPELAEAKKAIKTLGGKTRKVETFQLLEEAGERNIVIMEKIEATPKSYPRKAGVPAKKPLV; this is encoded by the coding sequence ATGACGAAAGAACAGTTTGCCGAGGTACTTGCAGCCCAGGGGATTTCTTTGACGGATCGTCAAAAGGATCAGTTTGATCATTTTTTCCGCCTGCTAGTCGAATGGAATGAGAAAATGAATCTAACGGGAATTACCGAAGAGGGGCAAGTGTACAACAAGCATTTTTATGATTCGATTACGCCAGCTTTTTACTTCCCATTTGACCAGGTGCAATCAGTTGTAGATATCGGTGGGGGCGCAGGCTTTCCGAGCATTCCTTTGAAAATTTGCTTCCCACATCTGAAAATGACGATCATTGATTCCCTGAACAAGCGTATGAGCTTTTTGCAACATGTAGCACAGGAGCTGGGGCTGGAGAATGTGAATCCCGTACATGGGCGTGCTGAGGATCGTGGGCAAGAAGCGGTTTATCGGGAGAAATTTGATCTCGTAGTGGCACGTGCTGTTGCGAGACTCAATCTGTTATCGGAGTTCTGCCTTCCTTTTGCCAAAGTTGGAGGACACTTCGTCGCTCTCAAGGGAGCGGAGATTACTCCAGAGCTTGCAGAAGCGAAAAAGGCAATCAAGACGCTTGGTGGAAAGACGAGAAAGGTCGAGACATTCCAGCTTCTAGAGGAAGCGGGAGAGCGTAACATCGTCATCATGGAAAAAATAGAAGCGACTCCGAAAAGTTATCCGCGCAAGGCAGGAGTTCCTGCGAAAAAGCCGTTAGTGTAG
- the noc gene encoding nucleoid occlusion protein: protein MAVKDSFSRIFGLTDKTDNEEIKQIPVEEIVPNPYQPRTVFDDEKIDELCQTIRTHGLIQPIVVRVRDGRYELIAGERRLRATRKLGMERIPAIVKEFNDSQTASIALIENLQREGLTAIEEAVAYQKLIDLHNLTQESLAQRLGKGQSTIANKLRLLHLPQEIQDALLSRQVTERHARALIPLKDPELQNKVLLEILEREWNVKQTEVRVKQLLELAENPKSEKDAKPRWKAFSRDTRIAINTVRQSIDMVIQTGLPVETAEEDLDEFYQFTIRIPKNKDTGK from the coding sequence ATGGCAGTTAAAGATTCATTTTCTCGGATTTTTGGCTTGACGGACAAGACAGATAATGAAGAAATCAAACAAATACCAGTTGAGGAGATTGTACCGAATCCATATCAGCCTCGTACTGTATTTGATGACGAGAAAATTGATGAGTTGTGTCAAACGATACGAACTCATGGGCTCATTCAACCGATTGTCGTGCGGGTTCGCGATGGTCGTTATGAATTGATTGCTGGGGAACGACGTTTGCGCGCAACTAGAAAATTGGGCATGGAGAGGATTCCTGCGATTGTCAAAGAGTTTAATGACTCGCAAACAGCCTCTATCGCATTGATTGAGAATTTGCAACGAGAAGGTTTGACAGCCATAGAAGAGGCAGTCGCATATCAAAAGCTGATTGATTTGCATAATTTGACGCAAGAGAGTCTTGCTCAACGTTTGGGCAAAGGACAATCGACAATCGCAAACAAACTGCGCTTGCTCCATTTACCGCAAGAAATTCAAGATGCATTATTGTCCAGACAAGTAACAGAGCGTCATGCAAGAGCTTTGATTCCGTTAAAAGATCCAGAATTACAAAATAAAGTCCTGCTGGAGATTTTGGAGCGGGAATGGAATGTGAAACAGACGGAAGTGCGCGTGAAGCAGCTTCTAGAATTGGCTGAGAACCCGAAATCGGAAAAAGATGCGAAGCCTCGTTGGAAAGCATTTTCAAGAGATACGCGGATTGCGATTAATACCGTTCGACAATCGATCGATATGGTGATCCAGACGGGCCTACCTGTAGAGACAGCGGAAGAAGACCTTGATGAATTCTATCAATTCACCATTCGTATTCCGAAAAACAAGGATACAGGGAAATAA
- a CDS encoding ParA family protein, whose protein sequence is MGKIIAVANQKGGVGKTTTSVNLSACLAALGKKVLLVDIDPQGNATSGIGVNKADVKYCIYDVLINDINPVDATLPTEIEGLMIIPATIQLAGAEIELVPTISREVRLKKALEVVKDKYDYVIIDCPPSLGILTVNSLTASDSVLIPIQCEYYALEGLSQLLNTIRLVQKHLNSQLAIEGVVLTMLDARTNLGLQVIEEVKKYFQDKVYKTIIPRNVRLSEAPSHGQAIITYDPRSRGAEVYTDLAKEVVGV, encoded by the coding sequence TTGGGAAAAATCATTGCGGTTGCGAACCAGAAAGGCGGCGTCGGGAAAACGACTACGTCCGTCAATCTAAGCGCTTGTTTGGCCGCATTGGGGAAAAAGGTGCTGCTGGTTGATATTGATCCGCAAGGAAATGCAACCAGTGGGATCGGGGTAAATAAGGCAGATGTTAAGTACTGCATTTATGATGTCCTGATCAATGATATCAACCCTGTCGATGCGACTTTGCCAACTGAAATTGAAGGATTAATGATCATTCCTGCCACCATCCAATTGGCAGGTGCGGAAATCGAGTTGGTTCCTACGATTTCTCGTGAGGTTCGTCTGAAAAAGGCGCTGGAAGTAGTCAAGGACAAGTACGATTATGTCATCATCGATTGCCCGCCATCCTTAGGGATCTTGACTGTTAATTCTTTGACAGCATCTGATTCTGTCTTAATCCCAATCCAGTGTGAGTACTATGCGCTAGAGGGATTAAGCCAACTGTTGAACACCATTCGTTTGGTCCAAAAACACTTGAATTCACAGCTTGCCATCGAAGGTGTCGTGCTGACGATGCTCGATGCACGTACGAATCTCGGTTTGCAAGTGATTGAAGAAGTGAAAAAGTATTTTCAGGACAAAGTATACAAAACAATTATTCCTCGAAATGTTCGCTTGAGCGAAGCACCGTCACACGGACAAGCCATCATTACGTACGATCCACGCTCACGAGGAGCGGAAGTCTATACTGATTTGGCGAAGGAAGTGGTAGGGGTATGA
- a CDS encoding diacylglycerol/lipid kinase family protein: MFGVIVNPVSGNGTGLSVWRQIEPTLRRLGAPFHVRLTSGEGDAEKLSKELIQKEGVKKIIAVGGDGTVRGVINGIYESNQECRFGLVPAGSGNDFARGHGIPMKPLQALERILSEKGEKRIDLILLNGKVAVNSIGAGFDAQVAKITDQAVYKAWLNRYKLGALAYIISVIRVVRTYQPRDIVLNVDGHETRLEAVWLVVAANIPNYGGGMLICPDAKPDDGIADICVVSGMSRLGLLAAFPKIFTGAHRHHPGVRFYRAKQVTIQAAGQLPVHADGESVAPTPISAQVLEKRLTIFV; this comes from the coding sequence ATGTTTGGTGTAATCGTCAATCCTGTATCGGGCAATGGCACAGGGTTGAGCGTATGGAGGCAAATTGAGCCGACGCTACGACGTCTAGGAGCGCCTTTTCATGTCAGGTTGACATCAGGAGAGGGGGACGCCGAAAAATTATCAAAAGAGCTGATTCAAAAAGAGGGAGTAAAAAAAATCATTGCTGTCGGAGGGGATGGAACGGTCCGAGGCGTGATAAACGGAATATACGAATCGAATCAAGAATGCAGATTTGGATTGGTGCCGGCTGGTTCCGGGAATGATTTCGCTCGCGGGCATGGAATTCCGATGAAACCGTTACAGGCATTAGAGCGAATTCTGTCGGAAAAAGGGGAAAAGCGAATCGATCTGATTTTATTGAATGGAAAAGTAGCTGTGAATTCAATCGGGGCTGGATTCGATGCACAGGTAGCAAAGATAACGGATCAAGCTGTGTACAAAGCTTGGCTGAATCGGTACAAGCTCGGAGCGCTGGCCTACATTATATCGGTCATTCGCGTCGTACGTACGTATCAGCCACGTGACATCGTCCTGAACGTTGATGGTCATGAGACTCGTTTAGAGGCTGTTTGGCTAGTTGTTGCTGCCAATATTCCGAATTACGGAGGCGGAATGCTGATCTGTCCCGATGCTAAACCGGACGACGGCATTGCGGACATTTGCGTAGTAAGTGGTATGAGTCGACTCGGATTGTTAGCTGCTTTTCCGAAAATATTCACAGGAGCTCACCGTCATCATCCGGGTGTCCGTTTTTATAGGGCCAAGCAGGTAACGATACAAGCAGCAGGGCAACTGCCTGTCCATGCAGATGGAGAAAGCGTAGCACCAACGCCGATTAGCGCCCAAGTGCTCGAAAAGCGCCTGACGATTTTTGTATAA